One genomic segment of Nonomuraea coxensis DSM 45129 includes these proteins:
- a CDS encoding protein-L-isoaspartate O-methyltransferase family protein — MATATTISPAVQNALDQISETHYTMEDDGSLLPQTSDRGIIATMLDLLQVEPGQRVLEIGTGSGYSTALLSRLVGETGSVISVDIDPALTGRAGRRLRADGRTNVTLHATDGTTTGGGQVDRVIAWTSPERIPGAWTRHAAPGAIVVTPVQVTDLAKTVLVVRCRRGAQDPTLTTDRLLRAGFVEATPYVLDQWLVPPRDVDALVHDEDGRPRWLSATWLRNGGGDTGRRLLRQLRTDGRQAGGPLDRGEDPAGFYAFLLATRPDALTTAALGDPLWRIGASTPTGIALITPSDAERQTAAGDDSAIDLLAAWAAQWRTQGSPGLDRLSAVLHHVGDGWTVRLTPATGAHA, encoded by the coding sequence GTGGCCACCGCGACGACCATCAGCCCAGCCGTCCAGAACGCGCTCGACCAGATCTCCGAAACCCACTACACGATGGAGGACGACGGCTCCCTGCTGCCGCAGACCTCCGACCGCGGCATCATCGCCACCATGCTGGACCTGCTCCAGGTGGAGCCCGGCCAGCGCGTCCTGGAGATCGGCACGGGGTCCGGCTACTCCACCGCGCTGCTGTCCCGCCTGGTCGGCGAGACCGGCAGCGTCATCTCCGTCGACATCGACCCGGCCCTCACCGGCCGCGCCGGGCGTCGGCTGCGCGCTGACGGCCGCACCAACGTCACCCTGCACGCCACCGACGGCACGACCACCGGCGGCGGGCAGGTCGACCGCGTCATCGCCTGGACCAGCCCGGAACGCATCCCCGGAGCGTGGACGCGCCACGCTGCGCCCGGGGCGATCGTGGTCACGCCGGTCCAGGTGACGGACCTGGCCAAGACTGTCCTCGTGGTACGGTGCCGCCGCGGCGCGCAGGACCCAACGCTCACCACCGACCGGCTGCTGCGGGCCGGGTTCGTCGAGGCCACCCCGTACGTCCTGGACCAGTGGCTCGTGCCGCCCCGCGACGTCGACGCCCTGGTCCACGACGAAGACGGACGGCCGCGGTGGCTGTCGGCGACCTGGCTGCGCAACGGGGGCGGCGACACCGGGCGGCGGCTGCTCCGGCAGCTCCGGACAGACGGCCGCCAGGCCGGCGGCCCACTGGACAGGGGGGAGGACCCGGCCGGCTTCTACGCCTTCCTGTTGGCCACCAGGCCCGACGCCCTGACCACGGCCGCGCTCGGCGACCCGCTGTGGCGCATCGGCGCCTCCACCCCCACCGGGATCGCTCTCATCACGCCCTCCGACGCCGAACGGCAGACCGCCGCCGGAGACGACAGCGCCATCGACCTCCTCGCCGCCTGGGCCGCCCAGTGGCGGACCCAGGGCAGCCCAGGTCTCGACCGGCTGTCCGCCGTGCTGCACCATGTCGGCGACGGCTGGACGGTCCGTCTCACGCCGGCCACCGGCGCGCACGCCTAG
- a CDS encoding cystathionine beta-synthase — protein MRVYDSLVDLIGNTPLVRLHKVSAGLPAQVLAKVEYFNPGGSVKDRIAVRMIEAAEKSGALRPGGVIVEPTSGNTGVGLAIVAQQRGYRCLFVVPDKVAQDKIAVLRAYGAEVVVCPTAVPPDHPDSYYSVSDRLAREVPNAWKPDQYSNPENRESHFHSTGPEIWADTEGGITHFVAGIGTGGTISGTGRYLKEISGGRVRVVGADPEGSVYSGGSGRPYLVEGVGEDIWPATYDTTICDEIIAVSDKDSFTMTRRLAREEGLLVGGSCGMAVVAALQVAARAKEGDTVVVLLPDGGRGYLSKIFNDDWMADYGFLTTSSDEGLVGDVLARKGPGLPEFVHAHPHETVGTAISIMREYSVSQLPVMKEEPPVMAAEVVGSIVERDLLEALYHGRLSSDDPIADHMSAPLPTIGSGEPVARAVEALEKADAAVVLEDGKPSGLITRQDLLAFLANH, from the coding sequence GTGCGCGTTTACGATTCCCTGGTCGACCTCATAGGGAACACCCCGCTCGTCCGCCTGCACAAGGTGAGCGCGGGCCTGCCGGCCCAGGTGCTCGCCAAAGTCGAGTACTTCAACCCGGGCGGATCCGTGAAGGACCGCATCGCGGTCCGCATGATCGAGGCCGCCGAGAAGTCGGGCGCCCTGCGCCCCGGCGGGGTCATCGTCGAGCCGACCTCCGGCAACACCGGGGTGGGGCTCGCCATCGTGGCCCAGCAGAGGGGTTACCGGTGCCTGTTCGTGGTGCCGGACAAGGTCGCCCAGGACAAGATCGCGGTGCTGCGGGCGTACGGGGCCGAGGTCGTGGTCTGCCCGACCGCCGTCCCGCCCGACCACCCCGACTCCTACTACTCGGTCTCCGACCGGCTGGCCCGCGAGGTGCCCAACGCCTGGAAGCCCGACCAGTACTCCAACCCCGAGAACCGGGAGTCCCACTTCCACTCCACGGGCCCCGAGATCTGGGCCGACACCGAGGGCGGCATCACCCACTTCGTCGCCGGCATCGGCACCGGCGGCACGATCAGCGGCACGGGCCGCTACCTCAAGGAGATATCCGGCGGCCGGGTGCGCGTCGTCGGGGCCGACCCCGAGGGCTCGGTCTACTCCGGCGGCAGCGGGCGCCCCTACCTCGTGGAGGGCGTCGGCGAGGACATCTGGCCGGCCACGTACGACACCACGATCTGCGACGAGATCATCGCGGTCTCCGACAAGGACTCCTTCACCATGACCCGCCGCCTCGCCCGGGAGGAAGGGCTGCTGGTCGGCGGGTCGTGCGGCATGGCCGTCGTCGCGGCGCTCCAGGTGGCGGCGCGGGCCAAGGAGGGCGACACGGTCGTCGTGCTGCTGCCCGACGGCGGCCGCGGCTACCTGTCGAAGATCTTCAACGACGACTGGATGGCCGACTACGGCTTCCTCACGACCAGCTCCGACGAGGGCCTGGTCGGCGACGTGCTGGCGCGCAAGGGGCCGGGCCTGCCGGAGTTCGTGCACGCCCACCCGCACGAGACGGTCGGCACGGCCATCTCGATCATGCGCGAGTACAGCGTGTCCCAGCTCCCGGTCATGAAGGAGGAGCCGCCGGTCATGGCGGCCGAGGTCGTCGGCTCCATCGTCGAGCGCGACCTCCTCGAAGCCCTCTACCACGGCAGGCTCTCCTCCGACGACCCGATCGCCGACCACATGTCCGCGCCGCTACCCACGATCGGCAGTGGTGAACCTGTGGCGCGTGCGGTGGAAGCGCTGGAGAAGGCGGACGCGGCGGTCGTGCTGGAGGACGGCAAGCCGTCCGGGCTGATCACCCGGCAGGACCTGCTCGCCTTCCTGGCCAACCACTGA
- a CDS encoding SGNH/GDSL hydrolase family protein, which translates to MVWAAGMARAARRIATAAALGGGGLTALGATAYGLLVAEGLLARKAIGRPHGMDGPPSDGTYGMFPGEAIKLAMLGDSTSVGLGMTDPAQTPGVLLANGLAAVSERPVRLLVAGRSGASSAELGEQVDRALAMEPHLAVIFVGANDIITQTPPAVAVRHLTKSVRRLREAGVEVIVGTCPDLGTVRPIAQPLRWVTRRWSRQLAAAQTVAVVDAGGRTVAFADTLGPEFATNPTEMFGPDRFHPSARGYAQAAYVVLPSVCAALGLWPEPRPARREELQPIYLAAATAAEEPGTEVTATRVDGRATGLHGKWAALFRRRLGEQLNDA; encoded by the coding sequence GTGGTCTGGGCAGCTGGGATGGCGCGCGCCGCACGTAGGATCGCCACCGCGGCGGCGCTCGGAGGGGGCGGGCTGACGGCCTTGGGTGCGACGGCGTACGGGCTGCTGGTCGCCGAGGGACTGCTGGCGCGCAAGGCCATCGGCCGCCCGCACGGCATGGACGGGCCCCCTTCCGACGGCACGTACGGCATGTTCCCCGGCGAGGCGATCAAGCTGGCGATGCTGGGCGACTCCACGTCGGTGGGCCTCGGCATGACGGATCCGGCCCAGACGCCCGGCGTGCTGCTCGCCAACGGCCTGGCCGCGGTGTCCGAGCGCCCGGTGCGGCTGCTCGTGGCGGGCCGCTCGGGCGCGTCGTCGGCGGAGCTGGGCGAGCAGGTGGACCGGGCGCTCGCCATGGAGCCGCACCTGGCGGTGATCTTCGTGGGGGCCAACGACATCATCACCCAGACGCCTCCGGCGGTCGCCGTGCGCCACCTGACCAAGTCGGTGCGCCGGCTGCGCGAGGCGGGCGTCGAGGTGATCGTGGGCACCTGCCCCGACCTGGGCACGGTACGGCCCATCGCGCAGCCGCTGCGCTGGGTGACCCGGCGGTGGAGCCGGCAGCTCGCGGCGGCCCAGACGGTGGCGGTGGTGGACGCGGGCGGCCGTACGGTGGCCTTCGCCGACACGCTCGGCCCCGAGTTCGCTACAAATCCGACAGAGATGTTCGGACCGGATCGTTTCCATCCATCTGCCCGAGGTTACGCGCAGGCCGCTTACGTGGTGCTACCGTCGGTGTGCGCTGCGTTGGGGTTGTGGCCTGAGCCGCGCCCCGCGCGCCGCGAAGAACTGCAACCGATCTACCTCGCGGCGGCCACGGCCGCGGAGGAGCCCGGCACCGAGGTCACCGCGACCCGGGTCGACGGGCGGGCGACGGGGCTGCACGGCAAGTGGGCCGCGTTGTTCCGCCGGAGGCTCGGCGAGCAGCTCAACGACGCCTGA